A window of the Henckelia pumila isolate YLH828 chromosome 3, ASM3356847v2, whole genome shotgun sequence genome harbors these coding sequences:
- the LOC140891443 gene encoding large ribosomal subunit protein uL23-like, whose translation MAPAKADQAKKPDPKAQALKTSKALKSGSTTFKKKSKKIRTKVTFHRPRTLKKDRNPKYPRISAPPRNKLDHYQILKYPLTTESAMKKIEDNNTLVFIVDIRADKKKIKDAVKKMYDIQTKKVNTLIRPDGTKKAYVRLTPDYDALDVANKIGII comes from the exons ATGGCTCCCGCTAAAG CTGATCAAGCGAAAAAGCCAGACCCAAAGGCTCAAGCCTTGAAAACTTCGAAGGCTTTAAAATCAGGCTCAACAACCTTTAAGaagaagtcgaagaagatacgAACAAAAGTTACATTTCATCGACCAAGGACATTGAAGAAGGACAGAAATCCCAAATATCCTCGCATCAGTGCCCCTCCCCGCAACAAGCTTGACCATTACcagattctgaaatatccacTCACCACTGAGTCTGCAATGAAGAAAATTGAAGACAACAACACTCTTGTTTTCATTGTCGATATTCGTGCAGACAAGAAAAAGATCAAGGATGCAGTCAAGAAAATGTACGACATCCAGACCAAGAAAGTCAACACTCTTATCAG GCCTGACGGAACCAAGAAGGCATACGTTAGATTGACTCCTGACTACGATGCTTTGGACGTCGCCAACAAAATCGGGATTATCTAA